The following coding sequences are from one Danio rerio strain Tuebingen ecotype United States chromosome 21, GRCz12tu, whole genome shotgun sequence window:
- the LOC100003704 gene encoding protein sprouty homolog 2 codes for MDPVPPFRMDPESLDLQQVPVLSIDQIRAIRANNDYVDRPVALEPASQVGVFYAHDERRPQMSRSQSQHQHSHLAHLSRSSTVSSMSRGSAASDQRLLTGLTSSHSGLATVVRSQPKGDLKPDSLGKGLADGEDLGLHLFICERCGHCKCQECCTPRNLPSCWTCGQRCLCSAENILEYGTCLCCVKGLFYHCSSDKEDNCADRPCSCSPAHACSRWSAMAFLALCLPCLCCYPPAKLCLTLCQRGYDRATRPGCRCSNTNTVCRKISATNPAPFRKTLEKPV; via the coding sequence ATGGATCCAGTACCACCTTTTCGGATGGACCCTGAAAGCCTGGATCTTCAGCAAGTTCCTGTATTATCTATTGACCAGATCCGCGCTATAAGGGCTAATAATGACTATGTGGATCGACCTGTGGCACTGGAGCCTGCATCTCAGGTCGGTGTCTTCTATGCACATGATGAGCGACGTCCTCAGATGTCTCGCAGTCAAAGTCAGCATCAACATTCCCACTTGGCCCACTTGAGTCGCTCTAGTACTGTGAGCTCCATGTCTCGCGGCAGTGCTGCTTCAGACCAGAGACTTCTTACAGGACTAACATCTTCCCATTCTGGCCTGGCTACTGTGGTGCGGTCTCAACCTAAAGGAGATTTGAAACCTGACTCGCTAGGCAAAGGACTAGCTGATGGCGAGGACTTGGGCCTGCATCTATTCATCTGTGAACGTTGTGGCCACTGTAAGTGCCAGGAGTGCTGTACCCCTCGAAATTTGCCCTCTTGCTGGACCTGTGGCCAGCGCTGCTTGTGTTCAGCTGAAAACATCTTGGAGTATGGCACTTGTCTGTGCTGTGTGAAGGGTCTGTTCTACCACTGCTCATCAGATAAGGAGGACAATTGTGCCGATCGACCGTGTTCCTGCTCCCCGGCTCACGCCTGCTCCCGCTGGAGTGCCATGGCTTTCCTGGCGCTCTGCCTGCCTTGCCTGTGCTGCTACCCTCCTGCCAAGCTGTGCCTCACTCTGTGCCAGCGTGGCTATGATCGTGCCACTCGTCCTGGTTGCCGATGCAGCAACACCAACACTGTGTGCCGCAAGATCTCTGCCACCAACCCTGCACCCTTTCGTAAAACCTTAGAAAAGCCTGTATGA